Genomic window (Peromyscus leucopus breed LL Stock chromosome 15, UCI_PerLeu_2.1, whole genome shotgun sequence):
GATACCAGGCCCggggggagtggggggcgggggggggcccaggcgggggggggggccagGAGCAAGCACTGGCAGGAGTTTGGTAAGGCAGGGTGAAACCAAATCTGAACCACAGATTGCTCCAAGAGTCGGGATGAGACATGTTCCAGCCACTAGGCAACAAAGACCTGCTGTAAATTATCAACTCTCTGGctaataaaaaaatgttagttCAAGGTTAGACAGGCAGCCAATCTTCAGAAGATTCTGAAGGTCAGTAGATTAGCAAGGCTCAATAAATACCCATTGAGAGCTGATGGTCAAGGTGCTTGAGGTCAAGAAAGAGTAcatgccaggcgtggtggtggactcctttaaacccagcactcaaggggcaaAGGCAGGGGATCCCTgcgagttccaggcctgcctggtctacagagtgagttccaggacagctagggctgttacacacagaagccctgtctcaaataaaaaacaaacaaaacaaaacaaaaaagataggaaaaaaccccaacacccaggcaaaagaaagaaagggttcaTGCGTTTAAAGGCACCCATTCAGGAGATGAGCAACAAAAATGTAGTGTGATGGATACAATGATTCAGACACTTGGTAAGCGAAATCTGACATAAAATAGGATGAATGTGTGTTGGAAGGGCCCTCTTTAGTATCAAAAGGAAAGCCAAAAAATGGCAAGGGGGCTATGTATAGCTGGTTAGCCCTGGAGTCCTGATGAAATAgctatgagaaaaggaaaaaaaaaaatttaaagggtgGGTAATAGATTTTTGAAAAGCCTACCAAGGTTATGAACCAACTCCGTAATAAGAGAGAAAGGAATTTTCTCCCAGTGAACAAACAAGAGGTCAGCCAGGTAAAGGCCCTTGTCACTTTCCTTCTAGGAGTCTCTTGAACCCTCAGCTATGAAGCCACAGGAGACAAGAAAGATGTTGGCATTCCAGGAGGGCAGCTAGAAATTAGTTAATTTATGCTGACAGAAAAAAGTTATTGCCTAGAAACTAAGCATGCTGGCACATGCCAAGCAAATGTAGAAGGTGCGTGCATTTgcgaccagcctgggctatgtagtgagactaacttacagaagaaaaaaaaaaaaaaagctggcctataatcccagcatttaggagcctgaaacaggaggattccaagtttgaggccaaaagGAGAGTATAGAGTACGAGTGTAAATGggatactgctgtggatatcattctatataaataaaacactgatggccagtgaccaggcaaaaagtataggcgaaacaaagagagaggaaaattggggaaacagaaagaaggagggaaagacactacagccaccgccaggacaagcagcatgtaaagatgccagtaagccaccagccacgtgacaaggtatagatttataaaaatgggttaatttgagatataaaaacagttagcaagaagcctgccacggccatacagtttataagtaatacaagcgtctgagtgattattttataagtggattgtgggactgcggcgcttggggaacctggagagaagccctccagcaacaggataCCCAGAAAAGAGAGACACCCAGAAAAGGCATTGAGGTTTCCGTGTGTTGGTCCTTGGTTAGGGAACGTGGCTACGAGTGGATGTACTCAAAGCAAAATGAACACAACTGGAGCACTCTggggagtctgagacaggagagtCACAGGTTCACGGCTAAAAATGTAgttctgttggtagagtgcttgcctagcatgcaggaagtcctgggttcaatcgaagcatcacataaaaacaaaaaacaaaacaaatcaaaaacatgCTGACTCCCAATTGTAACCCAGCATTTGGAACAActcaggaggattgctgtgagctgGAGACGAGCCAGgacaacatagcaagaccctgtctcaccaacctacaattttttgttttgaaaagaaaaaaaagaattcattttattttagtaaattattattattattattattattattattttaggtttactcctttttttttaatgtgtgtggtattattttgtttctatgaaTGTTTGTatttgtgcaccatgtatgtgcctgatgcctggaaaggtcagaagagggcatcagatcccctggaactggagttactaacAGTTGTGATCAGCCATGTGGGTACAGGGAagtgaaccaggtcctctgtaagaaatGTTCTTGACTTgtagctggacatggtgacacacgcctttaattccagcactcaggaggcagaggccagccgatctctatgagttttttgaggccagcctagtccacaacgtgagttccaggacaaccagggtggttacacagagaaaccctgtctcaaaaaacaaacaaccaacaccccccctaaaaaaaaaaactgaaaaaaaaaaaaaaagaaagaaagaaatgttcttgACCATTAAACTATCTCAACACTCCCAGTAAAcacttttttgggttttttgtttgtttgttttgttttttattccagTAAACACTTTTTGaacttacatttatttagtgagtgtggaggtcagaggacactttcaagagttggttctcttcttccacctgtaggtcttgggaattgaactcaggttgtcttggcagcaagtgcctttatccgcTGAAGCATTTTACCAGCCTATAATGCTTCTTAAAACAATCTTccggggccaggtggtggtgacaccatgcaggtggatctctctgactTCAagaacagcttggtctacagatcgagttccaggacagccaaagctgcacagagaaaccaggctcgggaaaacaaaaacaaaaaactttgggCTGGGCTCAAGCCCTGGTACCACACACGGTGTTCCAGACggcaggaagtggagacaggactAGCTGAGGTTCAACtcaactacatgagaccctgtctccaaaatctaaatgaaatttaaaaatggaaagtatatgagaccctgtttggcttgtcaaaatcaaaaccaaaatccTTCAGTGAACTAAGCGTTTATACAACTGTCTTTTGTTGCAAGTAAATTATGTCTCCGTAATTATAATCATAAAGAAATACTATGATCCATAATAAAGATAATGGGAGGGGTGTGTAGACTCATGACAAGGAGAAAAATTAAACCCAGGAGAGATTTCCCAATCTATTTCTGAGTCAGAGATTGGGTTTTGGGGGAAAACTGGCACCCGCCATTTACCCTAGACTCAGGAGTGGAGCACCTGGTGAGCAtgtgcaaacaaaaacaaaactcaacaatGTCTGGCTGAACTCCTGTAGCTCAGGAGAACGTAGGGTGGGTCAGTGCCTGAAGCTGGTGTGTGGAAgagcagaggaaaaggaaggaaaaaagcaaagaaaacaggaaatgtctgataaattgttttaaacacttgaaaaaaaaatcagaaaattgggTTCCCATCTGAGCCAGCCTGCTCTTCTGGCTAAAGGAATACAtttgcgtttgtgtgtgtgtgtgtggggggggtgaggggcttgTTTTATCTTTCacaacaggatttctctgtgtatctctggctgtcctggaatcactGTGTAGGCGAGGCTGAtctagtgtgtgccaccactgccctgcaatttaattttaatttcattctatgtgtatgggtgttttgtctgcccactacatgtgtgcctggtgactgaggaggccagaggagagcatcagatgccctggaactggagtggcagATGGTCATGAACTTCcaggttggtgctgggaatcatacCCAGGtattctggaagaagagccagtgctcagtgctcttaattgctgaacgatttctccagccccaagggataCTTTGTGGTTTATAAAAATgcatgtgtctttatttgggtGTTTGCATATGGGCACATGCCACACATGTGAGGTCAGCCTGCAGAGTTGGTCTGTCTTTCCACCTTATGGGTCCTaaagcttggcagcaagagcctttagtTGGTGGCCTGTCTCACCAGCCTGTATTTGAACCTTTTGTTCATCTTCTCAATTGTTTTTCAGctagtgtctcactgtgtagccctggctgacttagaactcaccatgcagaccaagctggcctcaaactctgtagttccaacttcctcttcctcccagtgctggaattaaaggggtttGCTACCACCACAAACagcagctttttctttctttctttcttttgagacagggtctctctgtgttgccATGACTGCCTATAACTCatcatgtagccaggctggcccagaattcaGTCTAGCCCAGCCCAGACTAGCACCTAAAGAAATCCTGatgccactgcctctgcctctgctcacggtttacaggtgtgttccaccacacctggctaaaatattttttcattagaACTGGGGAAAGGACTTGTTGCAAAATCCTGAGGACCTgcattcaaatccccagaatccatgtaaaaagccaggggtgatggcatgtgcctgtaactctagcccttGGGGGGACAAAGACAggtgaagctcattggccagccaacaTGCCTTGCCAAATCCCTAAGTTtctggttcagtaagagactgtctcaaaaactaaagatgGAAAGCAGTTAAgacaattaacacacacacattcacactcacaaaGATATTTCATTATCTCAAAGAATATCCAAATGATTTACCACACCAAGGGAAGTTATATATCTACTTTCCAGCGAGTCTAGTTTCAGCAAGCATTTGCTAGTTGCTGTTAAGTTCCttgttgatgttttgtttgggttttttgagacaaggtctctctatagaGCTCCAGCTGTTCTGGAaaattatgtagatcaggctggcctccaactcacagagatctgtctctgcttcccaagggctgggactaaaggtgtgtgccaccatacctggctggtaaattctttttaacatatacatttattggtttattcatttattggtggtatactaggcaagtgctctcccactgagctctctATCCAGTCCTTTTTGAATTTCTCACTAAattgactaggctggcctagtCAATTTAGTGAGAAATTCTGTAACATAGACAGACCCTGAATGTGATACTCCTGCCTCTCAGCCTCCTACCTTAGACTTTCACCACCAGTCCAGGCctaaatgcatttattttcttaagattatCCTGCCATAGTGacttagccttgaacttgtgatcctcttgcctcaaacTCCCAAATAGCTTTCTATAAGCATGTGTCCTACCCATCCCCAATGCTTTTTATGgtgggtcttttttgtttgttttttgttgttgttgttttggaaacAGGGCTTACCAAAGccaccctggctgttctggaactcactctgtagaccaggctagcctcgaactcacagagatcctgtatctctatctcccaagtgctggaattaaaggcgtgagccaccatcgcccggctgaaTTCAGAGCTTTATATCCATTACTCTACCACTGGGCCGACCACTAGCCCATAGGACTAACTTCATTACCTTAACCCAGTTCTAGACTCTGAGGAAGGTGGAACTGGGGCCAAAGAGCTGCAAATCTTGAGCAGTAATGGGCAAGCACTTTCTATAGAGGACCACTAGGTAGGGCCACTTTCGGTTCTGAAAGGCATGCAGCTGTTACAGCTCTTCTGCTAATTTTGTACAACAGTAGCCGCAGACAACACATAAAGGGAAGGTAATGACAGCAGTTTGTAGCTGCGTATGGGAAACATCAGAGCAGCCcataaaatcacacacacccAAGCTCTTTTcctaggtagctcaggctggccttaattaaatctttaatcctcctgcctccccctccaaagtgctgggattatacacaTGTTCTATCACACATAGCTAAaaagtggctttaaaaaaaaaagatttatatgattatcttgcttacatgtatgtatttgcaccTTGTGCAATCCTGGTGGgcgaggaggtcagaagagcccATTAGGCccccggaactagagttacacacggttaggttgtgagctgccatccgTGTGGGGCCTGGGAACCAAAtacaggttctctgcaagaacaagtgctcttttgattttgtcctggaactcactctgtagaccaggctggcctcagactcagctgctcgcctttgcctcctgagtgctgggattaaaggcgtgcaccaccaccaccgccagacCAGGCTCTTCAGTCTTGCCGTGTTACCCAGACTGGCCAGGAACTAAACTCCTAGGTTCAGCCTCCCAAGAAGCTGGAACTGAACACACCTAGCTCCaagattttgtttgtctttttaattggcgctatctttttttttttttaatttaactttatgtgtattggtgtgaaagtgccagatcccctggagctggagtcacagacagccgtgagctgccatgtgggtgctgggaattgagcctgggtcttctggaagagcagccagtgctcttaactccttgaaccatctctccagccctgctccaAGATTTTGTAAAGCTATTGGGTGATTATCTGGTAGGCATTCTGGGCTGGAAACTGCCGCCGTAGGTCAACTTCAGTTGTTCAATAAACTGCTTTAATTGGGGAGTAGGAAACAGATCAATGGACAAGGATCCCGAGATAAACACTGAGaatgagattgctattggaaccATTTTTTTGTCCACCTGACAAATGAAATGCTCTTTATTTGAGTTTTTCATGTGCAAAGCACCACAGAGACTTGCCCAACCCAGCAAGGTGGTCACGAGGAAGGGTCACAACCACCAAGGCTTCCACCTATCCCTCTTTCTCCAGCCATTCCTTATAGGCCCCAGCATAGTGTCGAGCCCTGTGGAGAGAAAGAGCGATGGAAGAGCAGGTCCAGGGGGCAGCCCCCGTCAGTTCCCAGCTAGCAAGCCTTACGCCGCCACTGCCTTGTCATACCCTGTGTATCCAAGACCCTGTGCCAGCGCTGTGGCCTGGGAGCCGCGCTTGCCCAGCtgacagaagaaaacaagattCTTGTCTTCAAGCTTTGGCTTCTCAGCACTGTACAAGGCTTGGAAAGTAGCTGGGTCCATGGTCAAGGCGGTTTCCAGCTCCGACACTGAGAGGGGACAAAATGGGGAGCCAGTGGCACCTTGGGGTTCACAATATGGGCCTCAAAGAGCTGGGTCCTGGCCAATCTGCAGAGACTGTCCAAACATATGGTggccaccccccatccccataCCAACCTCAAAGACAAGGAACAAACAGCCTACTCGTGTAGGAAGTTAGGCCAACAATGCAGTAGAGGATCAGGTGGATGAGGGAATCCCCCATCAGGCTGCTGACTTGCCCCTCTGGCTGCCGGCTATCCCCTCCAACTGGATAAGCTAGTTCCACTGCCAGGATTCTCCATTCAGCTTTTCTCTAGGGAACCCGAGTGCTGACCCCCGCTATCTCTACCAGCATCGCCCCTACCCTAAGTGAGGCCCCGTTAGCGAAGACCATCATGGGCTGTCCCTCTGCCAACACAAGAAATCCTGTACCAGGGATGTTGAGTGCCCCGGGGATGgtaccagcttctgcctcctcccGAGATCGAACATCGATGAGCTGGGCCCTGCCCGAGGCCAGGAGTGAGCGGAGTTCCGAGTACGAGACTGTAGGCACTGAGAAAGAGGACACGAGAGAACTGAGGCTGGGGGACCGCCAGACACCTGTGGCCTGTGCCCCCTCCCTGGAAGCTTCCGAACTCGGTGGAGTTGTTTGTGAGGACCGCAGCCACACCCCTACGCTCCTCTCTCCACAAACAACTCTATCCGCGGGACCAGCATACACAACCTCACCCCCACATCCCAGATACCCTCACGTCCTCCTCAGGTACCTCCAGTCATGGTGCCAGCAGCAGCAATTGTGTGACGGAGACGCAGGAAGGCAACCCGAAgcatctcccctccctccctgagccCAGCCAGGGAAACCGGAACTGGAAGCCAAGTGCGGCCCCTGGCTGGCACCCACGCAGCGCCCCAGTAGCACCTGTTGGTGAtaacctctaactccagtccaCAATTGAAACCTTTAAAGACTGCAGTGTAAGGCCGGAAATGACATCCAGGCCTGGCACAGGTGCCAGGACTCTGGGTAATCAGTATAGGAATAGTCACCCCCACCCAAAGGTTAACCCAGCCCTCACTGGTCAAAGGGTAATATGTATTTCCCCTTCCCCCAGGACCccataaaagaaggaaaacagacaACTGTGGCTCTAaacaattttatctttaaaaaaaaaaaaaaagaagaaaagaaaaagaaaagaaataaaaagaaccatCCCCAGAAGGGGCTGGCTCTCAGTGAGCCCCTGCCTATCTTCCTCCCTGGCTTCAGAGACTTCTGCAGAGGCCCAGCTGCTCACTGGCCCCTCTACTATTCATGGGAGAGCAGCCACCTTGcctccttccccacttcctgAATAAGCCTGCTCCCCAGAGTAATCAGGTGCGCATCTTAACTTCTGCTCCAGGAAAGGAAGAGCCAGTGGAAGTGCTGGACCCAGAGAGTGTGCACAGACCCTCCGCTGGGCACTCTAAGCAAGCACACGGCAAGCCCAGGTTCGGTGTGTCCAGTGTCCACGGATACAGCACATGCAGTGTGCAAAAGGAGCACAAGG
Coding sequences:
- the Tstd1 gene encoding thiosulfate:glutathione sulfurtransferase, whose amino-acid sequence is MLRVAFLRLRHTIAAAGTMTGVPTVSYSELRSLLASGRAQLIDVRSREEAEAGTIPGALNIPVSELETALTMDPATFQALYSAEKPKLEDKNLVFFCQLGKRGSQATALAQGLGYTGARHYAGAYKEWLEKEG